One window of the Anolis sagrei isolate rAnoSag1 chromosome 5, rAnoSag1.mat, whole genome shotgun sequence genome contains the following:
- the DHX58 gene encoding ATP-dependent RNA helicase DHX58 isoform X2, with protein MELREYQWEVIEPALEGKNIIIWLPTGAGKTRAAAYVCKRHLESQAKGKVAVLVNMVPLVDQHIKNEFSFLKNRFDIEAISGDSVQKMIFSDVVKRNDLIICTAKILQNALDNQDEEMHVDLTDFSLLVIDECHHTHKETTYNKIMEHYLEHKLKGQKNLPQILGLTASLGTGGANSLEGAQDHILQICANLDTEKIMSSEKYKFYLDTHIPQPKKQYDLSDPRLRDPFGQQLKMIMTEICTYLDSPSLTTDFGSQTFEQQVVELEKHGAKEFCQKTRVCALHLRKYNDALLINDTVRMIDAFNALDEFYVLENAMKVLHHPAERHLVEIFHRNRAELLALAQDKSNENPKLEKLQQVLQEQFQELKGSRGIVFTKTRQSAHSLHQWLQDNQALRELGIKAAFLTGAGYSNQIKHMTQARGRARAPNSICSVLAKTNSKEVSREKLNENLESVMERAIKRVQQMPQHEYCKKIEKLQLEAVVNHRVRDAERKQRRQLHAPDSVRLYCLNCSIAVCHGSDLCKIEKMHHVNINPNFRFYYRKSLGNVVIARQFKDWKPGSSISCNTCGQAWGMEMIFQHVTLPMLSIKNFVVETPDGRRTFKQWSKVTFDIKEFDYVDYVEYCKANDLLDTQEE; from the exons ATGGAGCTCCGTGAATATCAGTGGGAAGTAATTGAACCTGCCTTGGAAGGCAAGAATATCATCATATGGTTGCCAACAGGAGCAGGAAAAACCCGAGCAGCTGCCTATGTTTGCAAGAGGCACCTGGAAAGCCAAGCAAAGGGCAAAGTGGCTGTTTTAGTCAACATG GTGCCTCTAGTGGATCAGCACATAAAGAATGAATTCAGCTTCCTGAAGAATCGTTTTGACATTGAAGCCATCAGCGGTGACAGTGTCCAGAAAATGATCTTCTCAGATGTGGTAAAAAGGAATGACTTGATCATATGCACAGCAAAGATTCTACAAAATGCCCTCGACAACCAAGATGAGGAGATGCATGTGGATCTGACAG ATTTCTCTTTACTGGTGATTGACGAATGTcatcacacacacaaagaaaccaCCTACAACAAGATTATGGAACATTATTTGGAACACAAGTTGAAAGGCCAGAAGAATTTGCCACAAATCCTGGGGCTCACAGCCTCACTGGGAACAGGAGGTGCCAACTCCTTGGAGGGAGCACAGGACCACATTTTGCAG ATCTGTGCCAACCTGGACACTGAAAAAATCATGTCATCTGAGAAATATAAATTCTACCTTGATACTCACATCCCACAGCCAAAGAAGCAGTATGACCTGTCTGATCCAAGGTTACGG GATCCTTTTGGACAACAGCTCAAGATGATAATGACCGAGATCTGTACTTATCTGGACTCGCCAAGCCTGACTACAGATTTTGGTTCTCAAACCTTTGAGCAACAGGTTGTGGAGCTTGAGAAGCATG GTGCAAAAGAATTTTGCCAAAAGACTCGTGTGTGTGCCTTGCACCTCCGTAAATATAATGATGCACTGTTGATCAATGACACTGTCCGCATGATTGATGCCTTCAATGCTTTGGATGAGTTTTATGTACTGGAAAATGCCATGAAAGTCCTACATCATCCAGCTGAGCGCCATCTGGTAGAGATCTTTCACA GAAACAGGGCTGAACTGCTGGCCTTAGCACAAGACAAAAGCAATGAAAATCCCAAGCTTGAAAAACTGCAGCAAGTACTTCAAGAGCAATTCCAAGAACTGAAGGGCTCACGGGGCATTGTGTTCACTAAGACACGCCAGAGTGCTCATTCACTTCACCAATGGTTACAGGACAATCAGGCTTTGCGTGAACTTGGGATCAAGGCTGCTTTTCTGACCGGGGCTGGATACAGCAACCAGATTAAACACATGACACAA GCCCGGGGCCGTGCCCGTGCTCCAAACAGTATCTGCTCTGTTTTGGCCAAAACCAACAGCAAAGAAGTGAGCCGAGAGAAACTTAATGAGAACCTGGAGAGTGTGATGGAAAGGGCTATAAAACGGGTTCAGCAGATGCCTCAACATGAGTATTGCAAGAAG ATTGAAAAGCTGCAGCTTGAAGCTGTTGTCAACCACAGAGTGCGAGATGCTGAACGCAAACAGCGGCGCCAACTCCATGCTCCAGACAGTGTACGCCTCTACTGCCTCAACTGCAGTATAGCAGTTTGCCATGGGAGTGACCTATGCAAAATTGAGAAAATGCACCATGTAAATATAAACCCAAACTTCAG GTTTTACTATAGAAAATCACTTGGCAATGTTGTGATTGCTCGTCAGTTCAAGGACTGGAAACCAGGCAGTTCCATCAGCTGCAACACATGTGGGCAG GCTTGGGGAATGGAAATGATCTTCCAGCATGTCACACTTCCGATGCTTTCTATTAAAAATTTTGTGGTGGAAACACCAGATGGTCGAAGGACCTTCAAACAATGGAGTAAAGTAACTTTTGACATCAAGGAGTTTGATTATGTTGATTATGTTGAATATTGCAAGGCCAATGACTTACTGGATACCCAAGAGGAGTAG
- the DHX58 gene encoding ATP-dependent RNA helicase DHX58 isoform X1 — protein sequence MELREYQWEVIEPALEGKNIIIWLPTGAGKTRAAAYVCKRHLESQAKGKVAVLVNMVPLVDQHIKNEFSFLKNRFDIEAISGDSVQKMIFSDVVKRNDLIICTAKILQNALDNQDEEMHVDLTDFSLLVIDECHHTHKETTYNKIMEHYLEHKLKGQKNLPQILGLTASLGTGGANSLEGAQDHILQICANLDTEKIMSSEKYKFYLDTHIPQPKKQYDLSDPRLRDPFGQQLKMIMTEICTYLDSPSLTTDFGSQTFEQQVVELEKHGAKEFCQKTRVCALHLRKYNDALLINDTVRMIDAFNALDEFYVLENAMKVLHHPAERHLVEIFHRNRAELLALAQDKSNENPKLEKLQQVLQEQFQELKGSRGIVFTKTRQSAHSLHQWLQDNQALRELGIKAAFLTGAGYSNQIKHMTQQEQQNIIQKFRQGALNLLFSTSVAEEGLDVPECNIIVRYGLMTNEIAMMQARGRARAPNSICSVLAKTNSKEVSREKLNENLESVMERAIKRVQQMPQHEYCKKIEKLQLEAVVNHRVRDAERKQRRQLHAPDSVRLYCLNCSIAVCHGSDLCKIEKMHHVNINPNFRFYYRKSLGNVVIARQFKDWKPGSSISCNTCGQAWGMEMIFQHVTLPMLSIKNFVVETPDGRRTFKQWSKVTFDIKEFDYVDYVEYCKANDLLDTQEE from the exons ATGGAGCTCCGTGAATATCAGTGGGAAGTAATTGAACCTGCCTTGGAAGGCAAGAATATCATCATATGGTTGCCAACAGGAGCAGGAAAAACCCGAGCAGCTGCCTATGTTTGCAAGAGGCACCTGGAAAGCCAAGCAAAGGGCAAAGTGGCTGTTTTAGTCAACATG GTGCCTCTAGTGGATCAGCACATAAAGAATGAATTCAGCTTCCTGAAGAATCGTTTTGACATTGAAGCCATCAGCGGTGACAGTGTCCAGAAAATGATCTTCTCAGATGTGGTAAAAAGGAATGACTTGATCATATGCACAGCAAAGATTCTACAAAATGCCCTCGACAACCAAGATGAGGAGATGCATGTGGATCTGACAG ATTTCTCTTTACTGGTGATTGACGAATGTcatcacacacacaaagaaaccaCCTACAACAAGATTATGGAACATTATTTGGAACACAAGTTGAAAGGCCAGAAGAATTTGCCACAAATCCTGGGGCTCACAGCCTCACTGGGAACAGGAGGTGCCAACTCCTTGGAGGGAGCACAGGACCACATTTTGCAG ATCTGTGCCAACCTGGACACTGAAAAAATCATGTCATCTGAGAAATATAAATTCTACCTTGATACTCACATCCCACAGCCAAAGAAGCAGTATGACCTGTCTGATCCAAGGTTACGG GATCCTTTTGGACAACAGCTCAAGATGATAATGACCGAGATCTGTACTTATCTGGACTCGCCAAGCCTGACTACAGATTTTGGTTCTCAAACCTTTGAGCAACAGGTTGTGGAGCTTGAGAAGCATG GTGCAAAAGAATTTTGCCAAAAGACTCGTGTGTGTGCCTTGCACCTCCGTAAATATAATGATGCACTGTTGATCAATGACACTGTCCGCATGATTGATGCCTTCAATGCTTTGGATGAGTTTTATGTACTGGAAAATGCCATGAAAGTCCTACATCATCCAGCTGAGCGCCATCTGGTAGAGATCTTTCACA GAAACAGGGCTGAACTGCTGGCCTTAGCACAAGACAAAAGCAATGAAAATCCCAAGCTTGAAAAACTGCAGCAAGTACTTCAAGAGCAATTCCAAGAACTGAAGGGCTCACGGGGCATTGTGTTCACTAAGACACGCCAGAGTGCTCATTCACTTCACCAATGGTTACAGGACAATCAGGCTTTGCGTGAACTTGGGATCAAGGCTGCTTTTCTGACCGGGGCTGGATACAGCAACCAGATTAAACACATGACACAA CAAGAGCAACAAAATATCATCCAAAAGTTCCGCCAAGGAGCGCTCAATCTGCTGTTCTCCACCAGCGTGGCAGAGGAGGGGCTGGATGTCCCCGAGTGTAATATTATCGTCCGTTACGGGCTGATGACAAACGAGATTGCCATGATGCAG GCCCGGGGCCGTGCCCGTGCTCCAAACAGTATCTGCTCTGTTTTGGCCAAAACCAACAGCAAAGAAGTGAGCCGAGAGAAACTTAATGAGAACCTGGAGAGTGTGATGGAAAGGGCTATAAAACGGGTTCAGCAGATGCCTCAACATGAGTATTGCAAGAAG ATTGAAAAGCTGCAGCTTGAAGCTGTTGTCAACCACAGAGTGCGAGATGCTGAACGCAAACAGCGGCGCCAACTCCATGCTCCAGACAGTGTACGCCTCTACTGCCTCAACTGCAGTATAGCAGTTTGCCATGGGAGTGACCTATGCAAAATTGAGAAAATGCACCATGTAAATATAAACCCAAACTTCAG GTTTTACTATAGAAAATCACTTGGCAATGTTGTGATTGCTCGTCAGTTCAAGGACTGGAAACCAGGCAGTTCCATCAGCTGCAACACATGTGGGCAG GCTTGGGGAATGGAAATGATCTTCCAGCATGTCACACTTCCGATGCTTTCTATTAAAAATTTTGTGGTGGAAACACCAGATGGTCGAAGGACCTTCAAACAATGGAGTAAAGTAACTTTTGACATCAAGGAGTTTGATTATGTTGATTATGTTGAATATTGCAAGGCCAATGACTTACTGGATACCCAAGAGGAGTAG